Proteins from a genomic interval of Chroococcidiopsis thermalis PCC 7203:
- the rpoB gene encoding DNA-directed RNA polymerase subunit beta, producing the protein MTTEISKESTSYLLPDLIEIQKASFRWFLEEGLIEELNSFSPITDYTGKLELHLLGQNYKLKQPKYDVDEAKRRDATYAVQMYVPTRLINKETGEIKEQEVFIGDLPLMTDRGTFIINGAERVIVNQIVRSPGVYYKSELDKNGRRTYSASLIPNRGAWLKFETDRNDLVWVRIDKTRKLSAQILLKALALTDNEIFDALRHPEYFQKTIEKEGQFSEEEALMELYKKLRPGEPPTVLGGQQLLDSRFFDPKRYDLGRVGRYKLNKKLRLSIPDTTRVLTPTDILAAIDYLINLEFDMGNTDDIDHLGNRRVRSVGELLQNQVRVGLNRLERIIRERMTVSDTDNLSPTSLVNPKPLVAAIKEFFGSSQLSQFMDQTNPLAELTHKRRLSALGPGGLTRERAGFAVRDIHPSHYGRICPIETPEGPNAGLIGSLATHARVNQYGFLETPYREVKNGRVLYDGAPIYMTADEEDDFRVAPGDVPIDEHGNLLGAQVPVRYRQDFTTTTPDQVDYVQVTPVQIVSVATSLIPFLEHDDANRALMGSNMQRQAVPLLKPERPLVGTGLEAQAARDSGMVIISRTDGEVSYIDATRIRVRAANGSEIEYQMSKYQRSNQDTCLNQRPLVRKGDRVAAGQVIADGSSTEGGEIALGQNILVAYMPWEGYNYEDAILISERLVQEDLYTSIHVEKYEIEARQTKLGPEEITREIPNVGEDALRQLDEQGIIRVGAWVESGDILVGKVTPKGESDQPPEEKLLRAIFGEKARDVRDNSLRVPNGEKGRVVDVRVFTREQGDELPPGANMVVRVYVAQKRKIQVGDKMAGRHGNKGIISRILPLEDMPYLPDGRPVDIVLNPLGVPSRMNVGQVFECLLGWAGANLGLRFKLTPFDEMFGEEASRSIVHGKLTQAREDTAQDWMYDPENPGKIQVFDGRTGEPFDRPITIGMAYMLKLVHLVDDKIHARSTGPYSLVTQQPLGGKAQQGGQRFGEMEVWALEAFGAAYTLQELLTVKSDDMQGRNEALNAIVKGKAIPRPGTPESFKVLMRELQSLGLDIAVHKVETQTDGSTSDVEVDLMADPAGRRTPSRPTYESLSRESLEEEEI; encoded by the coding sequence ATGACTACAGAGATATCTAAAGAATCTACCTCCTACTTGCTGCCCGACTTGATCGAAATTCAAAAAGCTAGTTTTCGGTGGTTTTTAGAAGAAGGCTTAATTGAAGAACTCAACAGCTTCTCACCAATTACCGACTACACGGGCAAATTAGAACTGCACTTACTAGGTCAAAATTATAAACTCAAACAGCCTAAATACGATGTAGACGAAGCCAAGCGTCGCGATGCTACATATGCCGTACAGATGTACGTACCGACACGCTTGATCAATAAAGAGACAGGCGAGATTAAAGAACAAGAGGTTTTTATTGGCGACCTGCCCCTCATGACCGATCGCGGTACGTTTATTATTAACGGCGCAGAACGGGTAATCGTCAATCAAATCGTGCGATCGCCTGGAGTCTACTACAAATCGGAACTCGACAAAAACGGTCGTCGCACCTACAGCGCCAGTTTGATTCCTAACCGAGGCGCGTGGCTGAAATTTGAAACCGACCGGAACGATTTAGTTTGGGTACGCATTGATAAAACTCGTAAACTGTCGGCGCAAATTTTGTTGAAAGCACTTGCCCTGACAGATAATGAAATTTTTGATGCCCTGCGTCACCCAGAATATTTCCAAAAAACGATCGAAAAAGAAGGGCAGTTTTCTGAAGAAGAAGCCCTGATGGAATTGTACAAAAAGCTACGTCCTGGCGAACCACCAACGGTATTGGGCGGTCAACAGCTCCTCGACTCGCGCTTTTTCGATCCCAAGCGCTACGATTTAGGGCGCGTCGGACGGTACAAACTGAATAAAAAGCTGCGCTTATCGATCCCCGATACGACGCGGGTACTGACACCAACAGATATTTTGGCAGCGATCGACTACCTGATCAACTTAGAGTTCGACATGGGTAACACCGACGATATCGATCACTTGGGCAACAGACGAGTCAGAAGCGTCGGCGAGTTGCTGCAAAACCAAGTCCGCGTCGGCTTAAACCGCTTAGAACGGATTATCCGCGAACGAATGACCGTCTCGGATACAGATAACCTCAGCCCGACTTCATTGGTCAACCCCAAACCCCTGGTCGCTGCGATTAAGGAGTTTTTTGGCTCCAGCCAACTGTCACAGTTTATGGATCAGACCAACCCCTTAGCAGAATTGACTCACAAGCGCCGCCTCTCAGCCCTCGGTCCTGGCGGATTGACGCGAGAACGGGCGGGTTTTGCCGTGCGAGATATTCACCCCTCGCACTACGGGCGTATCTGCCCGATTGAGACTCCAGAAGGTCCCAACGCGGGTCTGATTGGTTCTTTGGCAACCCACGCCAGAGTTAACCAATACGGCTTTTTAGAAACGCCTTACCGCGAAGTGAAAAACGGGCGAGTCTTGTACGATGGCGCTCCTATTTACATGACAGCCGACGAGGAAGACGATTTTCGCGTCGCACCTGGGGACGTGCCGATCGACGAACACGGTAACTTGCTGGGCGCTCAAGTCCCCGTGCGTTACCGCCAAGACTTCACCACCACCACCCCCGACCAAGTGGACTACGTGCAGGTGACACCAGTACAAATCGTCTCTGTTGCCACCAGCTTGATCCCGTTCTTGGAACACGACGACGCTAACCGCGCCCTGATGGGTTCTAACATGCAACGGCAAGCGGTTCCCTTACTCAAACCGGAGCGACCCTTAGTTGGGACGGGGCTAGAAGCACAAGCAGCGCGGGACTCTGGGATGGTAATCATCAGCCGTACTGATGGTGAAGTCAGTTATATCGATGCCACCCGCATTCGCGTCCGTGCTGCTAATGGGAGCGAAATTGAATACCAAATGTCCAAATACCAGCGCTCCAACCAGGATACCTGTCTCAACCAGCGCCCGCTCGTCCGTAAAGGCGATCGCGTTGCTGCCGGACAGGTAATTGCTGATGGTTCCTCAACTGAGGGCGGTGAAATTGCTCTGGGACAAAATATTTTAGTTGCCTATATGCCTTGGGAAGGCTACAACTACGAAGATGCAATTTTGATCTCGGAACGGTTGGTACAGGAAGACCTGTATACCTCAATTCACGTTGAAAAGTATGAAATTGAGGCACGACAGACCAAACTCGGACCCGAAGAAATTACCCGCGAAATTCCCAATGTTGGGGAAGATGCCCTGAGACAGTTAGACGAACAAGGAATTATCCGCGTTGGCGCTTGGGTAGAATCGGGCGATATCTTAGTTGGCAAAGTTACCCCCAAAGGTGAATCTGACCAACCACCAGAAGAAAAACTGCTACGGGCAATTTTCGGTGAAAAAGCGCGGGATGTACGCGATAACTCGCTGCGCGTACCCAACGGCGAAAAAGGTCGTGTAGTAGACGTGCGCGTGTTTACCCGCGAACAGGGGGACGAACTACCCCCTGGCGCTAACATGGTCGTCCGCGTGTATGTCGCTCAAAAGCGCAAGATCCAAGTTGGCGACAAAATGGCAGGACGACACGGCAATAAGGGAATTATTTCTCGCATTTTGCCTTTAGAAGATATGCCATATTTGCCAGACGGCAGACCCGTTGACATCGTGCTGAATCCATTGGGCGTACCTTCCCGCATGAATGTGGGACAAGTGTTTGAGTGCCTCTTAGGTTGGGCGGGGGCTAACTTGGGTCTGCGGTTTAAGCTAACTCCATTCGATGAAATGTTTGGTGAAGAAGCATCGCGATCGATCGTTCACGGCAAATTGACGCAAGCCAGAGAAGACACCGCTCAAGATTGGATGTACGACCCAGAAAATCCGGGGAAAATCCAAGTATTCGACGGCAGAACGGGAGAACCATTCGATCGCCCGATCACGATTGGGATGGCTTACATGCTGAAACTGGTACATTTGGTAGACGACAAGATTCACGCTCGTTCAACAGGTCCTTACTCCTTGGTGACGCAACAACCCTTGGGTGGAAAGGCGCAGCAAGGCGGTCAGCGATTTGGCGAAATGGAAGTGTGGGCGCTGGAAGCATTCGGCGCTGCCTATACCCTGCAAGAGCTGCTAACGGTGAAATCCGACGACATGCAAGGACGGAACGAAGCCTTAAACGCGATCGTCAAAGGCAAGGCTATCCCTCGACCTGGCACGCCCGAATCTTTCAAGGTATTGATGCGAGAGTTGCAATCTTTGGGGCTAGATATTGCCGTGCATAAGGTAGAAACTCAAACTGACGGCAGTACCTCTGATGTCGAAGTGGATCTGATGGCAGATCCGGCTGGTCGCCGCACTCCTTCCCGTCCTACCTACGAATCTCTCAGTCGCGAATCGTTGGAAGAAGAAGAAATTTAG
- a CDS encoding DNA-directed RNA polymerase subunit gamma translates to MRPGLSNQFDYVKIAIASPDRIRVWGERTLPNGQLVGEVTKPETINYRTLKPEMDGLFCERIFGPAKDWECHCGKYKRVRHRGIVCERCGVEVTESRVRRHRMGFIKLAAPVAHVWYLKGIPSYISILLDMPLRDVEQIVYFNAYVVLKPGNAETLTYKQLLSEDQWIEIEDQLYSEDSTLEGIEVGIGAEALANLLSDIKLEPEAETLRQEIGTAKGQKRAKLIKRLRVIDNFIATGSKPEWMVMSYIPVIPPDLRPMVQLDGGRFATSDLNDLYRRVINRNNRLARLQEILAPEIIVRNEKRMLQEAVDALIDNGRRGRTVVGANNRPLKSLSDIIEGKQGRFRQNLLGKRVDYSGRSVIVVGPKLKIHQCGLPREMAIELFQPFVIHRLIRGGIVNNIKAAKKLIQRNDPSVWDVLEEVIEGHPVLLNRAPTLHRLGIQSFEPILVEGRAIQLHPLVCPAFNADFDGDQMAVHVPLSLESQSEARLLMLASNNILSPATGRPIITPSQDMVLGCYYLTAENPNNNRGAGSYFASLDDAIVAYEQERVDLHAKVWVRYDGKVETAKPDSEPLKVEKQGDGTVTKHFRERRVREDGSGNLLSQFILTTPGRIIYNKAIQDSIVS, encoded by the coding sequence ATGAGACCAGGATTATCAAATCAGTTCGACTACGTAAAAATTGCGATCGCCTCGCCTGACCGGATTCGGGTCTGGGGAGAAAGAACCTTGCCTAACGGTCAGTTGGTGGGCGAGGTGACAAAGCCAGAAACAATTAACTATAGAACGCTCAAGCCAGAAATGGACGGGCTATTTTGCGAGCGAATCTTCGGTCCGGCGAAAGATTGGGAGTGTCACTGCGGCAAGTATAAGCGCGTCCGGCATCGGGGCATTGTTTGCGAGCGTTGCGGTGTGGAAGTTACGGAATCCCGCGTCCGCCGCCACCGGATGGGTTTTATCAAACTCGCGGCTCCAGTTGCCCACGTTTGGTATCTCAAGGGTATTCCTAGTTATATTTCGATTTTGTTAGATATGCCCTTACGGGATGTCGAGCAAATTGTTTACTTTAACGCTTATGTCGTCCTCAAACCAGGCAACGCCGAGACTTTAACTTACAAACAATTGCTCAGCGAAGACCAGTGGATTGAGATTGAAGACCAACTTTACAGCGAAGATTCTACCCTAGAAGGTATAGAAGTAGGAATCGGAGCTGAGGCATTAGCGAATTTGCTCTCGGATATCAAACTGGAACCAGAAGCAGAAACGCTGCGGCAAGAAATTGGTACGGCAAAAGGACAGAAACGGGCAAAACTGATCAAACGGCTGCGGGTGATCGATAACTTTATCGCCACTGGCTCGAAACCAGAGTGGATGGTAATGAGTTATATTCCGGTAATTCCCCCAGACTTGCGCCCAATGGTACAGCTCGACGGCGGACGATTTGCTACGTCCGACTTAAACGATCTGTATCGTCGCGTAATCAACCGGAACAACCGTTTGGCGCGCTTGCAAGAGATTTTGGCTCCTGAAATCATCGTCCGTAACGAAAAACGGATGCTGCAAGAAGCCGTCGATGCTTTGATCGATAACGGTCGGCGGGGACGCACGGTGGTAGGCGCAAACAATCGTCCGTTGAAATCCTTATCGGATATTATCGAAGGGAAACAAGGTCGCTTCCGCCAAAACTTGCTCGGCAAACGGGTTGATTATTCAGGACGTTCGGTAATCGTCGTCGGACCCAAACTTAAAATTCACCAGTGCGGTTTGCCACGGGAAATGGCAATCGAGCTATTCCAGCCGTTTGTGATCCATCGTCTGATTCGCGGTGGAATTGTCAACAATATTAAAGCTGCGAAAAAACTGATTCAGCGCAATGACCCCAGCGTGTGGGACGTTTTAGAAGAGGTGATTGAAGGACACCCAGTCCTGCTCAACCGCGCTCCAACGCTTCACCGCTTGGGGATTCAATCTTTCGAGCCAATTTTGGTAGAAGGTCGTGCCATTCAGCTCCATCCTTTGGTCTGTCCGGCGTTCAACGCTGACTTTGATGGCGACCAGATGGCGGTTCACGTGCCTCTGTCCCTGGAATCGCAGTCAGAAGCAAGATTGTTGATGCTAGCTTCTAACAATATTCTGTCTCCAGCAACAGGCAGACCGATTATTACTCCCAGCCAAGATATGGTTTTGGGCTGTTACTACTTAACTGCCGAAAATCCCAACAACAATCGTGGCGCTGGCAGTTACTTTGCATCGCTCGATGACGCGATCGTAGCTTACGAGCAAGAGCGAGTAGACCTACACGCCAAAGTTTGGGTACGCTACGACGGCAAAGTAGAGACGGCGAAGCCAGACAGCGAGCCTTTAAAAGTAGAAAAGCAGGGTGACGGCACCGTGACCAAACACTTTCGCGAACGACGAGTCCGAGAGGATGGTAGCGGTAATTTGCTGTCGCAGTTCATCCTGACAACTCCTGGTCGGATTATTTACAACAAAGCAATTCAAGACTCGATTGTCAGCTAG
- a CDS encoding DNA-directed RNA polymerase subunit beta', whose translation MADGKEFIFRNRVVGKSQLRNLIAWSFTTYGTARTAVMADKLKDLGFRYATKAGISISVDDLMVPPSKRSLLEAAEAEIRATEARYQRGEITEVERFQKVIDTWNSTSEALKDEVMSHFERTNPLNSVHMMSISGARGSIAQVRQLVGMRGLMADPQGEIIDLPIKTNFREGLTVTEYIISSYGARKGLVDTALRTADSGYLTRRLVDVSQDVIVREFDCGTTRAIPVRPMMDGDRTLIPIGNRLLGRVAAVDVIHPKTKEVLVQRNQPIHDELAQAVDKAGVEEVMVRSPLTCEAARSVCQHCYGWSLAHAKMVDLGEAVGIIAAQSIGEPGTQLTMRTFHTGGVFTGEVARQARAEQDGTIRMPRNLRNRPFRTRHGEDALMAENNGALTLELANGSKVNIPVNQGSIVYVNDGQTVTVGQLIAEVPVGNRTTRVNTEKVTKDVASDLAGEVKFADVVAEEKTDRQGNTTTTASRGGLIWILSGEVYNLPPGAEPSVNNGDRVEANSVLAQMKLTSVHGGVVRLPQAADGARQREIEIITASVVLDTATVRSESFQGREHYTIETNNGQQFSLLATPGTKVQNGQVVAELIDDRYRTATGGIVKFAGVEIGKKGKAKQGYEVVKGGTLLWIPEESHEVNKDISLLIVEDGTYVEAGTEVVKDIFCQNSGVVTVTQKNDILRELVVKPGELLMLDDPEAALGRDGTLGQPGEEIVPGHTLSELRYIEYVESPEGPALLLRPAIEYAVPDVPPVPSTQSVNQSGRRIELRSMQRIAFKDSERVKSIEGVELLRTQLVLEIEQDTSGEHGSSPMVADIELIPDAEDPELQRLQLVILESLTIRRDVAADATQGSTSTTLLVEDGQNIPPGAVVARTAIQCKEAGEIRGIREGAEAIRRILVLRESDRLSIPTKERPQVKIGDLVVAGMEIAPGAVVAESGQVLEIKKATGDKKEQEQPGDGALVSNAYEVVVRTGRPYRVSNGAVLQVEDGELVQRGDNLVLLVFERAKTGDIIQGLPRIEELLEARKPKEACILARAGGTVEYNRIEDETVAIKVIEDSGNLTEYPIGPGQNAIVSDGAHIELGTPLTDGPANPHEILEIFYNRNAAEGVYASALEALQRVQTFLVNEVQSVYQSQGIDISDKHIEVIVRQMTSKVRIDDGGDTTMLPGELIELRQVEQVNEAMSITGGAKAQYTPMLLGITKASLNTDSFISAASFQETTRVLTEAAIEGKSDWLRGLKENVIIGRLIPAGTGFNTYEEVSTTSTDDFDTMSTSVFDDGDDAMDVVLDDRTARAYNLEGMGDSFGFDRNAAILDEDDDLMIDDSSAGDMDDDDDDDDDDDDFDDDDI comes from the coding sequence ATGGCAGACGGTAAGGAATTTATTTTTCGCAACCGCGTAGTTGGTAAAAGCCAGCTGAGAAATCTAATTGCTTGGTCGTTCACGACTTACGGCACTGCTCGCACGGCAGTTATGGCAGATAAGCTGAAAGATTTAGGATTTCGCTACGCGACGAAAGCAGGGATCTCAATTAGCGTTGACGATTTGATGGTTCCGCCTTCTAAGCGATCGCTCTTGGAAGCTGCCGAAGCCGAAATTAGAGCCACGGAAGCGCGTTACCAACGGGGAGAAATCACTGAGGTCGAGCGTTTCCAAAAAGTGATCGACACTTGGAACAGTACCAGCGAAGCCCTCAAAGATGAAGTAATGAGTCACTTCGAGCGGACGAATCCGCTGAACTCGGTACACATGATGTCTATTTCTGGGGCGCGGGGTTCGATCGCCCAGGTGCGGCAGTTGGTCGGAATGCGCGGGTTGATGGCAGACCCTCAAGGGGAAATTATCGACTTGCCAATTAAAACGAATTTCCGCGAAGGGCTGACCGTTACCGAATACATTATCTCGTCCTACGGGGCGAGAAAGGGTCTGGTAGATACGGCGCTGCGCACGGCAGACTCCGGTTACTTAACACGACGCTTGGTAGACGTATCCCAAGACGTGATCGTACGGGAATTTGACTGTGGTACGACCCGCGCCATTCCCGTGCGCCCGATGATGGATGGCGATCGCACTTTGATTCCGATCGGCAATCGTTTGCTGGGGCGAGTCGCGGCAGTTGATGTCATCCACCCAAAAACGAAAGAAGTGTTGGTGCAGAGAAACCAGCCCATTCATGACGAATTGGCGCAGGCAGTAGACAAAGCAGGCGTTGAAGAAGTGATGGTCCGATCGCCCCTCACCTGCGAAGCAGCGCGGTCGGTCTGCCAGCACTGTTATGGCTGGAGCTTGGCGCACGCCAAAATGGTGGATTTGGGTGAAGCGGTGGGGATCATTGCCGCTCAAAGTATTGGCGAACCAGGCACGCAGCTAACCATGCGTACCTTCCACACGGGCGGCGTATTTACCGGAGAAGTAGCGCGACAAGCACGGGCAGAACAAGACGGTACGATTCGGATGCCGCGCAATCTCCGCAATCGTCCGTTTAGAACCCGCCACGGAGAAGACGCGCTGATGGCGGAAAACAATGGGGCGCTGACTTTGGAGCTTGCCAATGGCAGCAAAGTGAATATTCCCGTCAACCAAGGTTCGATCGTGTATGTCAATGACGGTCAGACAGTAACAGTTGGACAACTAATCGCTGAAGTCCCCGTTGGCAACCGTACCACCAGAGTTAACACGGAAAAAGTTACGAAAGACGTGGCTTCGGACTTGGCAGGAGAAGTCAAATTTGCGGATGTCGTCGCCGAGGAAAAGACCGACCGTCAAGGTAACACGACGACGACTGCATCTAGAGGCGGCTTGATCTGGATCTTGTCGGGAGAAGTTTACAACTTGCCCCCAGGTGCAGAACCCAGCGTCAACAACGGCGATCGCGTCGAAGCGAATAGCGTCTTGGCGCAGATGAAACTGACCAGCGTGCATGGGGGTGTCGTGCGCTTACCCCAAGCTGCTGATGGGGCGCGGCAGCGAGAAATTGAAATCATTACTGCCTCTGTGGTTCTCGATACGGCTACCGTGCGATCGGAAAGCTTTCAAGGTCGCGAGCATTACACGATCGAAACAAATAACGGTCAACAATTTTCGCTCTTAGCAACCCCAGGCACAAAAGTGCAAAACGGTCAAGTTGTTGCAGAGCTAATTGACGATCGCTACCGCACTGCTACTGGTGGAATTGTCAAATTTGCTGGGGTAGAAATCGGGAAAAAAGGTAAGGCAAAGCAAGGTTACGAAGTCGTCAAGGGTGGAACTTTGTTGTGGATTCCTGAAGAATCTCACGAAGTCAATAAGGATATCTCCCTGCTAATCGTCGAGGACGGCACGTATGTCGAAGCGGGTACGGAAGTCGTAAAGGATATCTTCTGCCAGAATAGCGGCGTTGTCACCGTGACTCAGAAGAATGACATTTTGCGCGAACTGGTGGTGAAGCCAGGGGAATTGCTGATGTTAGACGACCCAGAAGCAGCACTCGGCAGAGACGGAACTTTAGGTCAGCCTGGAGAAGAAATCGTCCCAGGACATACCCTATCCGAACTGCGTTATATCGAGTATGTCGAATCGCCTGAAGGTCCAGCCTTACTGCTACGTCCCGCAATCGAATATGCCGTACCAGATGTTCCACCCGTACCCAGCACGCAATCCGTTAACCAATCGGGTCGCCGGATTGAGTTGCGATCGATGCAGCGTATTGCTTTTAAAGATTCCGAGCGGGTGAAGTCGATTGAAGGAGTAGAACTGCTGCGGACGCAATTGGTCTTGGAAATCGAGCAAGACACGAGCGGAGAACACGGTAGTTCGCCAATGGTGGCAGATATCGAATTGATTCCCGATGCAGAAGATCCCGAACTCCAGCGCTTGCAGTTGGTAATTTTGGAGTCTCTAACAATCCGCCGCGACGTAGCCGCCGATGCTACCCAAGGCAGTACTTCAACCACATTACTCGTAGAAGACGGGCAGAATATTCCGCCTGGTGCAGTGGTGGCACGGACGGCAATTCAGTGCAAAGAAGCCGGAGAAATTCGCGGTATTCGCGAAGGTGCGGAAGCCATTCGCCGCATTCTGGTGTTGCGAGAAAGCGATCGCCTATCCATTCCAACCAAAGAACGTCCTCAAGTCAAAATTGGTGACTTGGTTGTAGCAGGTATGGAAATCGCTCCGGGAGCAGTTGTGGCTGAATCCGGGCAAGTACTGGAAATTAAGAAGGCAACGGGAGACAAAAAAGAGCAGGAACAACCAGGCGATGGTGCGTTGGTTAGCAATGCTTATGAAGTGGTTGTACGCACAGGTCGCCCTTATCGCGTCAGTAACGGTGCGGTATTGCAAGTCGAAGACGGCGAACTGGTTCAACGGGGCGATAACTTAGTGTTGTTGGTCTTTGAACGGGCAAAAACCGGAGACATCATTCAGGGTTTACCCAGAATTGAGGAACTACTGGAAGCACGCAAGCCAAAAGAAGCGTGTATCCTTGCCCGTGCTGGCGGTACGGTAGAATACAATCGGATTGAGGATGAAACTGTTGCCATTAAGGTGATTGAAGATTCTGGCAATCTTACCGAGTATCCAATTGGACCTGGGCAAAATGCCATTGTCTCTGATGGAGCGCACATAGAGTTAGGTACGCCACTGACCGACGGTCCAGCAAACCCCCATGAAATTCTGGAGATTTTCTACAATCGCAATGCTGCCGAGGGTGTCTATGCTAGTGCGCTGGAAGCTTTACAGCGAGTTCAGACATTTCTAGTGAATGAAGTTCAGTCCGTCTACCAGTCTCAAGGCATTGATATTTCTGACAAGCACATCGAAGTGATCGTGCGTCAGATGACTTCCAAGGTGCGGATCGACGATGGTGGCGACACGACCATGTTGCCAGGGGAGTTGATCGAACTGCGGCAAGTCGAGCAGGTCAACGAAGCAATGAGCATCACTGGTGGGGCGAAAGCACAGTATACGCCGATGCTCTTGGGTATTACCAAGGCATCGCTGAATACGGATAGCTTCATTTCAGCAGCTTCGTTCCAAGAAACGACTAGGGTACTGACTGAAGCAGCGATCGAAGGTAAATCTGATTGGTTGCGGGGTCTGAAAGAAAACGTAATCATCGGACGCTTGATTCCAGCGGGAACTGGTTTTAACACCTACGAAGAAGTCAGTACGACCAGTACTGACGATTTCGACACCATGTCAACCAGCGTCTTTGATGATGGTGACGATGCCATGGATGTCGTCCTCGACGATCGCACGGCTCGTGCCTATAACCTAGAGGGTATGGGAGATAGCTTCGGTTTCGATCGCAACGCTGCCATCCTGGATGAAGATGACGATCTGATGATCGACGACTCTTCAGCTGGCGACATGGATGATGACGATGATGACGATGATGACGATGACGACTTCGACGACGACGATATCTAA
- a CDS encoding HhoA/HhoB/HtrA family serine endopeptidase, with the protein MQLGKVMQYIRQLSTYVLAIVIGVFLSGCLWVLPSQADPVPQATISQAATPAAPTQKAAIQPNSFVTAAVNRVGQAVVRIDTERTITRRLPDPFSDDPFFRRFFGENFPQQLPPERLQGLGSGFIVDSSGEILTNAHVVAQADKVTVTLKDGRVLEGQVQGVDEVTDLAAIKVNGKNLPVAPLGDSSSVQVGDWAIAVGNPLGLDNTVTLGIVSTLKRSSAQVGIPDKRLDFIQTDAAINPGNSGGPLLNDRGEVIGINTAIRADGMGIGFAIPIDKAKAIKDRLIRGEQVAHPYIGVQMETLTPSLARQNNSDPNSAIQIPEVNGVLVVRVLPNSPAAAAGLRRGDVIVQVDGQTITKAEQLQSLVEDTQVGQAIQVKVRRGDRTQQLSVRTGELQSASLK; encoded by the coding sequence ATGCAATTAGGAAAAGTTATGCAGTATATCCGCCAACTCAGTACTTATGTGTTGGCGATTGTTATAGGTGTATTTCTAAGCGGTTGTCTGTGGGTACTACCATCACAAGCAGACCCAGTACCTCAAGCAACTATTTCCCAAGCTGCCACACCAGCAGCCCCAACTCAAAAAGCTGCCATCCAGCCCAACAGCTTTGTAACTGCGGCAGTTAATCGCGTCGGACAAGCGGTGGTACGCATCGATACAGAACGCACGATTACGCGCCGCCTACCCGATCCTTTTTCAGACGACCCATTTTTCCGCCGTTTTTTTGGCGAAAACTTTCCCCAACAATTGCCACCCGAACGTTTACAAGGATTGGGTTCTGGGTTCATTGTCGATTCTAGCGGCGAGATTTTAACCAATGCCCACGTTGTCGCTCAAGCCGATAAGGTGACGGTAACTTTAAAAGATGGGCGTGTTTTGGAAGGTCAGGTGCAAGGTGTAGATGAAGTTACCGATTTGGCAGCGATTAAAGTCAACGGCAAAAATTTGCCCGTAGCACCTTTGGGAGACTCTTCTAGCGTCCAGGTTGGAGATTGGGCGATCGCAGTAGGAAATCCTTTGGGATTAGATAACACCGTCACCCTTGGTATTGTCAGCACTCTCAAGCGTTCTAGCGCCCAAGTTGGCATTCCCGATAAACGGCTAGATTTCATTCAAACTGATGCGGCGATCAATCCTGGTAATTCTGGGGGTCCGCTATTGAACGATCGCGGTGAGGTCATCGGCATCAACACGGCGATTCGCGCTGACGGGATGGGGATCGGTTTTGCAATTCCAATTGACAAAGCCAAAGCGATTAAAGATCGGTTAATTCGAGGTGAGCAAGTCGCCCATCCATATATTGGGGTACAAATGGAAACCCTTACCCCCTCATTGGCAAGGCAAAATAACAGCGATCCTAATTCGGCAATTCAAATTCCCGAAGTGAATGGCGTATTGGTAGTGCGAGTTTTACCCAACTCGCCTGCTGCTGCCGCTGGATTGCGTCGGGGAGATGTCATCGTCCAAGTAGACGGGCAGACGATTACGAAAGCCGAACAGCTACAAAGTTTAGTTGAGGATACTCAAGTCGGGCAGGCGATCCAAGTCAAAGTCCGGCGGGGCGATCGAACTCAACAACTTTCCGTCCGCACGGGCGAGTTGCAAAGCGCTTCGCTCAAATAA
- a CDS encoding metal-sensing transcriptional repressor: protein MNGTDKLTKSSSSIARTEKLSPSTDLDLSHSHVHEQGSAHAHVHVHSEESLRAVINRLSRIEGHIRGIKTMVQENRDCPEVLTQIAAVRGALDRVARMILDEHLTECIARAARVGNLEDEIDELKKALDRFLH, encoded by the coding sequence ATGAACGGCACAGATAAACTGACAAAAAGCTCCTCGTCAATTGCTAGGACTGAAAAACTCTCCCCATCTACTGACTTAGACCTCAGCCACAGTCACGTTCACGAGCAGGGGTCGGCTCACGCTCACGTTCACGTCCATAGTGAAGAATCTCTACGCGCCGTAATCAATCGACTTTCTCGCATTGAAGGACACATTCGCGGGATTAAAACTATGGTGCAAGAAAACCGAGATTGTCCCGAGGTATTGACGCAGATTGCAGCCGTGCGCGGAGCGCTCGATCGCGTTGCTCGCATGATTTTAGACGAGCATCTGACTGAATGTATTGCTAGAGCTGCTCGAGTAGGAAATTTGGAAGACGAAATCGATGAATTGAAAAAAGCTCTGGATCGATTTTTGCATTAG